CGTTCTTGAAGCCGACCGGGCACGACAGGCCGCTGGCCAGCTCGCGGTGCACTTGCGATTCGGTCGTGCGCGCGCCGATGGCACCCCACGCGATCAGATCGGCGACGTACTGCGGTGAGATGGTATCGAGGTATTCTGTAGCTGCCGGCACGCCCAACTCGCTGACATCCAGCAACAGCTTGCGCGCCAGCCGCAGCCCCTTGTTGATGCGGAACGAGCCGTCGAGGTCGGGGTCATTGATCAGCCCCTTCCAGCCCACCGTGGTGCGTGGCTTCTCGAAATACACGCGCATGATGATCTCCAACACGTCGCAGTAACGTTCACGCACCAGCTTCAGCCGCGTCGCGTATTCGAAGGCCGCCTGCACGTCGTGCACGCTGCAGGGCCCAACCACGACGAAGACGCGATCATCATCGCCGTGCAGGATGCGGTGCACGGCGCGTCGCGTCTCGTACACCAATTTCGCCACTTCGGGCGTGATGGAGAACTCGCGCATCAGGTGTGCCGGCGGCGCCAGTTCCTTGATCTCTCGGATGCGAACGTCATCGGTTTGGTAAATCATTGCATCATCCCTTGTGTTAAAAATCAAAAGCGCGGAGCTTACCAGCTCCGCGCTTCTTGACCTGACCTGCGATCGCTACTTTTGGTTACCTGCCGGTCGTCTCGAACCCGCGCGCCAGTAAGCTGCCTTTGCCCACGGCAAAGTAGCTAAACCAAAAGTAGCCGAAGAAGCGCACGGATGCCATGTCCGAGATGCTCAACATGGTAAGCCATGAGGCGCGAGTTGTCAAATGCAAGTTCAAATGACCTTCAAATGATGGTTACATGCACGGCGATTTTCGATAGAATTCGCGGGCAAGGCGAACGAGGGCCCCGCCCTCCCTGCGCCACTCAGAATCGCGCTCCGGGAGGAGACTTTTCAATCACAGTTCCCAAATTTCGAAAAGGAGGTTTATCGTGATTAGGAAGTTCGCTTTGTCCGTCGCCGTCGCCGCTGCGGTCTCCGCCTGCGCCACATTGCCGGCGCCACCGCCGGCCGGCCAGCAGCCCGCTGCGGCCCCACCCGCCAAACCCAAAGTCGCGCACATTCGGTTTGCGTTGGATTGGGCGATCGAGGGGCCATCGGCGCCGTTCATGATCGCGCTCGACAAGGGCTACTTCGCCGAAGAAGGGCTATCGGTGGTGATTGACCGCGGCACCGGCTCGGCCGGCACCGTCACCAAGATCGCCAGCGGCGCGTACGAGATGGGCTACGCCGACATTAACTCGATGATCGAGTTCAACGTGAAGAACCCCGACAAGGCGCTGCAAGCCATTGCGATCCTCTATAACACCGCGCCCATGACGGTCTTCACGCTCAAGGACAAGGGCATCGCCTCGCCTGCCGACCTAGTCGGCAAGAAGCTCGGCGCGCCGGCGGGTGATGCCGGCCGTCGGCTCTTCCCGCTATTCGCCAAGCAGGTGGGCATTGACCCCAACAGCGTGGAATGGGTGACGATGGAGCCGGCCCTGCGCGAGGCTGCCTTGGCTAAAGGCGAGGTAGACGCGATCACCGCCTTCTACGGCAGCGGCTGGTTCGGCCTGCTGCGCAACAAAGTCGAGCCGGATAACATCGTCGCCTTCATGTATGCCGAGCAAGGTTTGCCGCTCTACGGCAACGCCGTGATGGCTTCGCCGAAGTTCTTGCAAGAGAACGAGGAGGCGGTCAAAGGCTTCCTGCGCGCGTTGGCGCGCGGTTGGCGAGAGGCCCTGGCCGACCCGGTTGCGGCGGTCGAGACCATCAAGCGCCGCGAGCCGCTGATTGACGCCGAGATTGAGACGGCTCGCCTGAAGATGGTTATCGAGAAGCACTTCTTGACCGAGGAAGTGAAGAAGAACGGATTCGGCGCAGCCGACCCCGAGCGACTCGCCAAGAGCATCGAGATGGTCGCCGAGGGTTTCGAGCTGCCGAGCGTGCCCAAGGCCGAGGAAATCTTTACCGACAAGTATCTGCCGGCCAAGGACCTGCGCATGCCCCCGGGCATGTAGCTTCGCCCTGAACAGCCCTCGCGGATCGTATCTATCCGCGAGGGCTGCTTTTGCCGACGACCCTCATGGCAACATCCATCCCCTGCGTCGCGCTGGAAGATGTGGCGCTGATCTACCAAGGCGATGACGGGCGTAAAGTGCATGCCTTGGAAGGCGTATCGCTGTCCATCGCGCAAGGCGAGTTCGTGGCCATTGCCGGCCCCAGCGGCTGCGGCAAGACCACCATCCTCAAGCTGGTCTCCGGCTTGATGCCGGCCACGCGCGGCCAAGTGTTGATGGACGGCGAGCCGGTGCGCGGACCGCAGAAGAACGTCGGCATGGCTTTTCAGAATCCCACGCTGCTGCCTTGGCGCAACGCGCTGGAGAACGTGCTGTTGCCGCTGGAGGTCGTCGAGCCGCATCGCCGCGTCTTTCGGCAGAAGAAGCGCGAGTATGAAGCGCGCGCAATGGAGCTACTGAAGCTGGTGGGGCTGGACGGCTTCGCGCACAAGCCGCCGTATCAGCTCTCCGGCGGCATGCAGCAGCGCGTCTCACTCTGTCGCGCGCTCATCCATGAGCCGGAGATTCTGCTGCTCGACGAGCCGTTCGCCGCGCTCGATGCCTTTACCCGCGAGGAGCTATGGGGCGTGTTGCAGTCGCTGTGGCAAGCGCGCCGCTGCACGGTAATCCTGGTCACCCATGACCTGCGCGAGGCCGTCTTCCTGGCGACCACGGTGTACGTGATGAGCAAGCGCCCGGGTCGGCTGATGCACGCGACACACATCGAGCTGCCGCGCCCACGCACCCCGGCGCACATGTTCGAGCCGAAATTCACCGACTACGTGCACGACATCTACGCTCGTATCGGCGAGGTGCGCACATGAGATTCGCTACGCTGCCTCGGCGCGTCTTGCCGCCGCTCGTCGCCATTCTCCTGTTCTTCCTCATCTGGGAAGTGGGCTGTCTGGTGCTGAGCGTGGACGAATTCATCCTGCCGCGCCCCAGCGTCGCTATCGCGGCCTACTTCCAGTGGCAAGAGGCGATCTGGCCGAACGCGCTCCAGACGTTGTTCACCACCCTCGTCGGCCTGGGGCTGGCGATCGTGGCCGGGACGATAATCGGCGCGCTGATCGGCTATTCGACGCTGGTCTACGACGCGCTGTATCCACTGCTGGTCGCCTTCAACTCGATTCCGAAAGCGGCGCTGGTGCCGGTCTTCGTCATTTGGTTTGGCGTAGGCACGCTGCCGGCCGTGCTCATCGCGTTCTTGATCTCGTTCTTCCCGATAGCGGTCAACGTAGCCACCGGCATCGCCACGGTCGAGCCGGAGCTGCGCGATGTGCTGCGTTCGCTCGGCGCCAGCAAGTTCGATTTGTTCGTCAAAGTGGGCTTCCCGCGCACGCTGCCCTATTTCTTCGCCTCGCTCAAAGTGGCCGTGACGCTGGCGTTTGTCGGCTCGGTGGTCGCCGAGTTGGGTGCATCCAACCGCGGCATCGGTAATATGATGGTGATCGCCAGCTCGCGCTTCGATGTGCCGCTGGTATTCGCCGGTTTGATCGTCGTCGCGCTGATGGGCATCGCCTTGTATGCCGCCTTTGCCCTGCTTGAGCGGCGCATCGTGAATTGGGCCTATCGCTAAGCCATGAGTTGGAATGATTACTTCATGCCCAAGACGTTAGAGGAGGCCGCGCGCCTCCTGGCCGCGCACGGCGGGCGCGCCCGCGTGATCGGCGGCGGCACGGACTACTTTGTGGATGAAACGCATCAGCCGGCGCCGGAGGCGCTGGTGGATGTGACGCGCATTGCCGACCTGCGCGGCGTCTGGGAGGAGGGAGGCTACGTCGTCATCGGTTGTGGCGCATCGCACGCGCAGATCGTCGCCTCGCCGCTTGTGCAGGCGCACGGCGCGGCCTTGGTTGAGGCCTGCGGGCAGATCGGTGGGCCGCAGGTGCGCAACGTCGCGACGCTGGCCGGCAACATCGCCCACGCGCTGCCGGCTGCCGACGGCGCCATCGCGTTGCTGGCGTTGGACGGCGAGGCGCTGATCGCCTGGGCCGAGGGGGATGCCGTAATTCGAGAATGGCGGCCGCTGCCCCAGCTCTTTCGCGGGCCAGGGCAATCGGCCATAGATAGCACGCGGCAAGTCTTGGCAGCGCTGCGCTTTCCGGTGCGCGCGCCGTCGGAAGGCTCGGCCTTCGCCCGCGTGATGCGCCCGCAAGGCGTGGCGCTGCCAATCATGGGGTTGGCTGCGCGCGTGCGCTTGCGCGCCGACGGCGCCATCGCCGACATCCGCGTGACGCTTGGGCCGGCCGCGCCGACGCCGTTTCGCGCGCAGGCGACCGAAGCCTATCTGCGCGGCCGGACGCCGGACGCGCTGACCTTGCGCGAGGCCGGTGAAATGCTCCTCGGCGAAGCGCATCCGCGCACCAGCCCGCACCGCGCCACGGCGGAATATCGGCGCGAGATAATACCGGTGTTGTTCCAGGAGGCGATGGGCCGCGCGCTGCAACGCGCGGCGGCGCTTGAGGTCGGCGCGTAGTTTGCGCCGATAATTTCGGCGCGCATCTTAAACTCGCGGGATAGGCAAGGGCGGCCGCCTGCGCCTAACTCAGCGCACTCTAGGGAGGATCACGCTTATGACTCAAGCGACGACGAATGGGAAGATGACGCACACCGCGTCGTTGACGTTCACCGTCAACAGTCGGCCGGTGACGGTGGACATACGGCCATCGGCGTTCCTGGCCGAGGTCTTGCGCGAGCAGCTTGGCCTGACCGGTGTGAAGATCGGCTGCAACGAGGCCGAATGCGGCATCTGCACCGTGCTGGTGGACGGCGCGCCGGTGAACTCGTGCATCTATCCCGCGCTGAAGGCTAGCGGCGTGCACGTGGAGACGATCGAGGGGTTGGCGCGCGGCGACCAGCTCCATCCGTTGCAGCAAGCCTTCATCGAGCAGGGCGCGGTGCAGTGCGGCTTCTGCACGCCCGGCCTGATCATGACCGCCAAGGCGCTGCTCGACGCCAACCCGAATCCCAGCGAGGATGACATCAAGCACGCGCTGAAGGACACTTACTGCCGCTGCACCGGATACGTGAGCGTGATCGCCGCGATCAAACAAGCGGCTGGCCAAAACGGACATTTGGCGCTGCCGGAGACGCGCCCCCCATTGAATGTGGTCGGCAAGCCGCTGCCGCGACCTGATGCGGTGGCCAAGGTCACCGGCGCCGCCAAGTACACCGACGACTACGTCTTCCCGGGCATGTTGCATGCTTGCACGCTGCGCGCCGGCATTCCACACGCGCGCATCACGCGAATTGACACGTCCAAGGCCAAAGCGCTGCCCGGCGTCGTCGCCGTGCTCACCCACGAGGACGTGCCCGGCGCCAAGAATCATGGCCTGGTGTATGCCGATTGGCCGGTGCTGTGCTACGACAAAGTGCGCTATGTCGGCGATGCGGTGGCCATCGTCGCCGCCGAGACGCGCGAGATCGCCGAGCAGGCGCTGCGCCTAATCAAGGTGGAGTATGAGCCGCTGCCGATTGTGGACGACCCGATAGCCGCACTCTCGCCGGATGCGCCCCAAGTTCACGCATCGGGCAATCTGCTCAAACATATCCACGTCGAAAAGGGCGACATCGAGCGTGGCTTCGCCGAAGCCGACACCATCGTGGAAGGCGAGTACGAGACTGCGACGACCGAACACGCCTTCCTAGAGCCGGAGTGCGCCATCGGCCGGGTTACCGAAGATGGGCGCGTCGAAGTGTACGTCGGCTCGCAGATTCCCTACGCCGACCGTCGGCAGATTGCCGCCGCGCTGGGCGTGCCGGAGTCTCATGTCCGCGTGATCGGCACGCTGATCGGCGGTGGATTCGGCGGCAAAGAGGACATCGCCGGGCAGATTCATGTGGCGCTGCTGGCGCGCGCCACCGGCCGGCCGGTCAAAATGTTGTATCGGCGCAACGAATCACTGATCTTTCACCCCAAACGCCACGCGGTGAAGTTCAAGGTCAAAGTGGGCGCCAAGCGCGACGGGACATTCACGGCGATGCGCATTGAGCTGTGGGGCGATACGGGCGCCTATGCCAGCCTGGGCGACAAGGTGATGACCCGCGCCGCTACGCACGCCAGCGGCCCCTATGAAGTGCCACACGTCAAGATAGACTGCTACGCGGTCTATACCAACAACGTGCCGGCCGGCGCCTTCCGCGGCTTCGGCGTCACGCAGTCGTGCTTCGCCATCGAGTCAGCGATTGACGAGTTGGCGCGCCGGCTGAACCTCGACCCGATTGAGATTCGGCGCAAGAATGCGCTGCGCGTCGGGTCCGTCACCAACACCGGCGCGCTGATCCGCGAGAGCTGTGGCCTGCTGGAGTGCATCGAGAAAGTCTCCGGTGCGCTCCAACACGACCTGAGCGCGGTTGAACAGACGTCCGGTGCACCGTGGGTCTTCCGCCGGCCGGATAAGCCTGACTGCGTCTATGCCTGGGGCTTCGCGGCGGCCTACAAGAACACCGGCCTGGGCGGCGGCGCCAACGATTGTTCCACGGTTGAGGTCGAGGCGTTCGGCGATGGCAGCGTGGAAGTGCGCACCAGCGCCGCCGAGATCGGCCAAGGACTGGTCGGTGTGTTAGCCAGCATCGCCGCCGAAGAATTGGGCTTGCCATACACCCAAGTGCGTGTGTTGCTCTCCGATACCGACCTGACGCCGGATGGCGGACCGACCACGGCATCGCGCCAGACGTATGTGACCGGCAACGCCGCGCGCTTGGCCAGCATCAAGCTGCGCCAACAATTAGCTGCCGTCGCTGCGGAAATGCTGGATGTGCCGGTCGAGTCGCTCTCCTTTTGCGACGGCTGGGTGCGCGCCAGCGATCGCGGCATCTGTTTCGCCGAGGTGGTGCAACAGGCGCACGCCGAGGGACAATCCACGCGCCTGAGCCATCTCTACGAAGCGCCTAAGACGCAGCCGCTCGGCACCGGCGGCGACATGCACGTCGCCTTCAGCTACGCTGCGCAGGCTGCCTTGGTGGAGGTGAACGAGCGCACCGGCGAGGTCGCCTGTCTGAAGGTGATCAGCGCCACCGACGTCGGGCGCGCCATTAACCCATTGGCTCTACAGGGGCAGATTGATGGCGGCATCGTGATGTGCATCGGCAACGCGCTGACCGAGGAATTCATTCAGGAAAGAGGTGTGCCCTATACCGACCGGCTGGCGCGCTACAAAATGCCGAGCATCCGCCACACGCCCGAGATCGTCTCGTTCATCGTCGAAGACCCAGCGGCCGACGGGCCGTATGGCGCTAAGGGGGTGGGTGAGATCTCCAGCATCCCCACCACGCCGGCCATCACCAACGCCATCTATGCCGCCACCGGCATTCGGGTGCGGCGCTTGCCGGTAGATCAAGACTGGCTGCTGCGCGCGATGAAGGCGCAGCAGCACATGGGTTCAGTATGAGCACGGCGACTCCAGCAGACTTCATCGGTCCGTGGATCGGCGAGACGATCGGCTACGACAGCCCAGCGCACATCTGGGAGATCGGCGCGCGCGCCTCTTGGCTAGAAATCCGCACGCGCTGGGAGGGCGAGACCGGCTGGGAAGTGATGTATGCCGAAGTGACCGCCGACCCGGCAGGCTTCTCGATCGGCAATCGGCGCGCCGTGTTGATTGATCCACAGCACTTCGTCATCGCCGGCTGGGACACGAACGACACGCGCGGTGGCGTGGGGCCGGCCTACGATGTGGTGTTCTCCCGGCCGGGCATCGCCGAGCTGAGCGCGCATCAGGCCTACCGTCGCTTCCTCGCATCACAGGGCTGCGCCTGAGCGGTTGCCCGTCGGTGCAGGTCAAATGCTGGGCAATAGCCGGACGGTTTCGCCGAAGGGGAACGCGCTCAGGTCTTTGCCGTTTGGCGTGACTACCCACAACACCGGCAGCAACGGCGCGCGCGGTGGGAAGTCGCCGTAGCCATCGGTGAGGTAGATCGCCAGCGTGACGGCGTGGGGGTCGGCATGCCGGTCGAGATATGCGAAGAACGGCCGGAAATCCGTGCCCCCGCCGCCTTTCGGCAGGGGCAACGTCGAGTCCGCTGTCACCACGAATGGGCCGTGCAATGCTGCGTCGGCATAGAACAGGTCGCAGCGCAAATGCGGGTAGGCGTGCAGGATGGCCTGCACTTCGCTCATGAAGCAGGTGATGTCGCTGCGCGAGATCGAGCCGCTGGTGTCCACGCAGACGTGCACATGCACCGACTCGCCGGAAATCGTCTCCAGATACATGCCGTTGCCCACGAAGCGGCGGTCGAACGCGCCGAAGTCGGTCGGGGTTTGCACCAGGTAACGCCACAAATAGCTGCGCCAGTCCACGCGCGATGCCAGCAGCGCGTCCAGTTCGCGCCGCAGGCTGGCCGGCGTATCACCCGCCAGCGACGATTGCGTCACCATCTGGGCCTGTTGCAGCGCCTGCTTCCATTTGCCCTCCGTTTCGGCACGGTCGGCTGGTGCGTGTGGCCGGGCGCCGGCCTGCCCGTCGGCATCGCTTGCCTGCCCGGAGCCGTCGCCGAGCGTCGCTTCCAGCAGATCGGACATGCCGGCGGCAGCACGCTTGCCCTGCTGTGCCTCGCGGACGAGCAGTTCATACACTTCTTCCGTGGCTAGGTGCTCTTTGTTTGGATCGCGGATGCCGCCTTCAGGCAAGGTGTAGCCATCGCGCACGAGCATGCCGTTGACGACGATGTCGGCGGCGATATTCCACAGCTCCGGGTCGCGCGTCCCGCGCCGGGTCACGTGCAACAGCGCCGCGTGCAGCACCTCATGCAACAACAGGCCATCTTGTGCCGCCGGCGCGAGCGCGCCGAAGAAATCGGGGTTGACGAACACATCGCGCCCATCGGTCGCCGCGGTCGGCAGCCGATCCGTGATCGTGATGCGTGCATGCAAGGCGAGGGTAGCGAAGAACGGGCTGCGCTGGCAAATGCGCAACAGCGACGCGCTGACCGCGCGCTGGGTTTCACGTTCAGCCGCGTATGCGCGGGAGGGTGAAAGGGTGGGTGTGGGCATGGGAGGCGTGTTGCGTCTTGCGTTTTACGCGAGGGCGGGGCGATTTGCGCTGCGCACCCTCAGCCCCAGCGCCGGCGCTTCGAGCGATGATTCGAGCAGGCCGTGATAATGCGCCATCCACGCTTGCAGCAGGTCATCTTGCGCGATCAACTGTTTGAGGTGGCGCATCTCCCCCTTGCGTCGCATCAGCCGGAACAAATCCACGGCGCACAACTGGACCCACTCCGGCTCGGCAACTTGGGTCAACCATTTGAACGCGTGATAGGCCTGCGGTGCTTCGTGCGCTCGCGCTGCTAAGCCGACGATCAGCGCATAGCGCATCGAGGGTTCGGACGGGAAGGCAACGTCGTCGCCCTGGCCGGCCAGGATGCGCTCGAAGTCGGGCAGTTGCTCGTAGAGCTGCACGAAGGCGTTGAACTCGGTCGCCGTCGCCACGCCCACCGCCGGCGCAATGTCTAAGCCGGCGCGATGTAGTTCGCTGGCCATCGCCCACGAGCGCGGCGATGGCCAAGCCGGCTGCTGGCCATCCATCTTGTGCAGCAGTTGTGGGCGGAATGCCACAAAGGCGATGATACGCTCATGCATGCCGGTCGCCAGCGCGTAGGCCTTGAAGCTGTCCAGGTCGGGTTCGACTTCGAGGTGGATGAAACGATTGCCGAGCGGCGCCGGCATATCGAACACCGCAGCACGATCTTCCTTGCGGTTGCCGGCGGCCCAAATAAACCAGCCGTCGGGCACTTCGTAGCTGCCCACCCGGCGGTCCAGGATCAGCTGCTGTGCCATGCCCTGCATCGTGGGTGGCGCGAGGTTGATCTCG
The window above is part of the Candidatus Roseilinea sp. genome. Proteins encoded here:
- the aroG gene encoding phospho-2-dehydro-3-deoxyheptonate aldolase translates to MIYQTDDVRIREIKELAPPAHLMREFSITPEVAKLVYETRRAVHRILHGDDDRVFVVVGPCSVHDVQAAFEYATRLKLVRERYCDVLEIIMRVYFEKPRTTVGWKGLINDPDLDGSFRINKGLRLARKLLLDVSELGVPAATEYLDTISPQYVADLIAWGAIGARTTESQVHRELASGLSCPVGFKNGTDGNIKIAIDAIKAARQPHHFLSVTKGGISAIVHTAGNDDCHIVLRGGKTPNYDNASVRATAEALLRDGLSPRLMIDCSHGNSNKKHENQLLVAEDVAQQIEAGECAIAGVMLESHLVAGRQDLVPGAPLEYGKSITDACIGWADTECILDRLAEAVRARRHRQPALRATEHVNGKVAVI
- a CDS encoding ABC transporter substrate-binding protein, yielding MIRKFALSVAVAAAVSACATLPAPPPAGQQPAAAPPAKPKVAHIRFALDWAIEGPSAPFMIALDKGYFAEEGLSVVIDRGTGSAGTVTKIASGAYEMGYADINSMIEFNVKNPDKALQAIAILYNTAPMTVFTLKDKGIASPADLVGKKLGAPAGDAGRRLFPLFAKQVGIDPNSVEWVTMEPALREAALAKGEVDAITAFYGSGWFGLLRNKVEPDNIVAFMYAEQGLPLYGNAVMASPKFLQENEEAVKGFLRALARGWREALADPVAAVETIKRREPLIDAEIETARLKMVIEKHFLTEEVKKNGFGAADPERLAKSIEMVAEGFELPSVPKAEEIFTDKYLPAKDLRMPPGM
- a CDS encoding nitrate ABC transporter ATP-binding protein; the protein is MATSIPCVALEDVALIYQGDDGRKVHALEGVSLSIAQGEFVAIAGPSGCGKTTILKLVSGLMPATRGQVLMDGEPVRGPQKNVGMAFQNPTLLPWRNALENVLLPLEVVEPHRRVFRQKKREYEARAMELLKLVGLDGFAHKPPYQLSGGMQQRVSLCRALIHEPEILLLDEPFAALDAFTREELWGVLQSLWQARRCTVILVTHDLREAVFLATTVYVMSKRPGRLMHATHIELPRPRTPAHMFEPKFTDYVHDIYARIGEVRT
- a CDS encoding ABC transporter permease, whose amino-acid sequence is MRFATLPRRVLPPLVAILLFFLIWEVGCLVLSVDEFILPRPSVAIAAYFQWQEAIWPNALQTLFTTLVGLGLAIVAGTIIGALIGYSTLVYDALYPLLVAFNSIPKAALVPVFVIWFGVGTLPAVLIAFLISFFPIAVNVATGIATVEPELRDVLRSLGASKFDLFVKVGFPRTLPYFFASLKVAVTLAFVGSVVAELGASNRGIGNMMVIASSRFDVPLVFAGLIVVALMGIALYAAFALLERRIVNWAYR
- a CDS encoding molybdopterin dehydrogenase translates to MSWNDYFMPKTLEEAARLLAAHGGRARVIGGGTDYFVDETHQPAPEALVDVTRIADLRGVWEEGGYVVIGCGASHAQIVASPLVQAHGAALVEACGQIGGPQVRNVATLAGNIAHALPAADGAIALLALDGEALIAWAEGDAVIREWRPLPQLFRGPGQSAIDSTRQVLAALRFPVRAPSEGSAFARVMRPQGVALPIMGLAARVRLRADGAIADIRVTLGPAAPTPFRAQATEAYLRGRTPDALTLREAGEMLLGEAHPRTSPHRATAEYRREIIPVLFQEAMGRALQRAAALEVGA
- a CDS encoding selenium-dependent xanthine dehydrogenase translates to MTQATTNGKMTHTASLTFTVNSRPVTVDIRPSAFLAEVLREQLGLTGVKIGCNEAECGICTVLVDGAPVNSCIYPALKASGVHVETIEGLARGDQLHPLQQAFIEQGAVQCGFCTPGLIMTAKALLDANPNPSEDDIKHALKDTYCRCTGYVSVIAAIKQAAGQNGHLALPETRPPLNVVGKPLPRPDAVAKVTGAAKYTDDYVFPGMLHACTLRAGIPHARITRIDTSKAKALPGVVAVLTHEDVPGAKNHGLVYADWPVLCYDKVRYVGDAVAIVAAETREIAEQALRLIKVEYEPLPIVDDPIAALSPDAPQVHASGNLLKHIHVEKGDIERGFAEADTIVEGEYETATTEHAFLEPECAIGRVTEDGRVEVYVGSQIPYADRRQIAAALGVPESHVRVIGTLIGGGFGGKEDIAGQIHVALLARATGRPVKMLYRRNESLIFHPKRHAVKFKVKVGAKRDGTFTAMRIELWGDTGAYASLGDKVMTRAATHASGPYEVPHVKIDCYAVYTNNVPAGAFRGFGVTQSCFAIESAIDELARRLNLDPIEIRRKNALRVGSVTNTGALIRESCGLLECIEKVSGALQHDLSAVEQTSGAPWVFRRPDKPDCVYAWGFAAAYKNTGLGGGANDCSTVEVEAFGDGSVEVRTSAAEIGQGLVGVLASIAAEELGLPYTQVRVLLSDTDLTPDGGPTTASRQTYVTGNAARLASIKLRQQLAAVAAEMLDVPVESLSFCDGWVRASDRGICFAEVVQQAHAEGQSTRLSHLYEAPKTQPLGTGGDMHVAFSYAAQAALVEVNERTGEVACLKVISATDVGRAINPLALQGQIDGGIVMCIGNALTEEFIQERGVPYTDRLARYKMPSIRHTPEIVSFIVEDPAADGPYGAKGVGEISSIPTTPAITNAIYAATGIRVRRLPVDQDWLLRAMKAQQHMGSV
- a CDS encoding hydrolase encodes the protein MPTPTLSPSRAYAAERETQRAVSASLLRICQRSPFFATLALHARITITDRLPTAATDGRDVFVNPDFFGALAPAAQDGLLLHEVLHAALLHVTRRGTRDPELWNIAADIVVNGMLVRDGYTLPEGGIRDPNKEHLATEEVYELLVREAQQGKRAAAGMSDLLEATLGDGSGQASDADGQAGARPHAPADRAETEGKWKQALQQAQMVTQSSLAGDTPASLRRELDALLASRVDWRSYLWRYLVQTPTDFGAFDRRFVGNGMYLETISGESVHVHVCVDTSGSISRSDITCFMSEVQAILHAYPHLRCDLFYADAALHGPFVVTADSTLPLPKGGGGTDFRPFFAYLDRHADPHAVTLAIYLTDGYGDFPPRAPLLPVLWVVTPNGKDLSAFPFGETVRLLPSI
- a CDS encoding ATPase, with amino-acid sequence MKPSDLAIFLDRLIRHRIKLSVMIWGPPGIGKSSIVQQTADARGIACIDVRLSQLAPTDLRGLPVADRMRRLSRWYPPEFLPRKGQGILFLDEINLAPPTMQGMAQQLILDRRVGSYEVPDGWFIWAAGNRKEDRAAVFDMPAPLGNRFIHLEVEPDLDSFKAYALATGMHERIIAFVAFRPQLLHKMDGQQPAWPSPRSWAMASELHRAGLDIAPAVGVATATEFNAFVQLYEQLPDFERILAGQGDDVAFPSEPSMRYALIVGLAARAHEAPQAYHAFKWLTQVAEPEWVQLCAVDLFRLMRRKGEMRHLKQLIAQDDLLQAWMAHYHGLLESSLEAPALGLRVRSANRPALA